A stretch of the Actinoalloteichus fjordicus genome encodes the following:
- a CDS encoding acyl-CoA thioesterase, protein MAGYYEIRHVVGFEETNLVGNVYYVNYLRWQGRCRELFLMEKAPGVLAELRDDLKLFTLKAECEFFAEITAFDELAVRMRLEELTQTQIQFAFDYVHLIDRQEHLVARGRQRIACMRGPNTATAPARVPSELRAALAEYATPALRPAAVGPTAYPAGG, encoded by the coding sequence ATGGCCGGGTACTACGAGATCCGTCACGTCGTGGGCTTCGAGGAGACCAATCTCGTCGGCAACGTCTACTACGTGAACTATCTGCGCTGGCAGGGACGCTGTCGAGAGCTGTTCCTCATGGAGAAGGCCCCCGGTGTGCTGGCCGAGCTGCGGGACGATCTCAAGCTGTTCACGCTCAAGGCCGAGTGCGAGTTCTTCGCCGAGATCACCGCGTTCGACGAGCTCGCGGTGCGCATGCGACTGGAGGAGCTCACTCAGACCCAGATCCAATTCGCCTTCGACTACGTGCACCTGATCGATCGGCAGGAGCACCTGGTGGCGCGCGGTCGACAGCGCATCGCCTGCATGCGAGGACCGAACACCGCGACGGCGCCTGCCCGGGTCCCGAGCGAGCTGCGCGCGGCGCTCGCCGAGTATGCGACACCGGCGCTGCGCCCGGCCGCCGTCGGACCGACCGCGTACCCGGCGGGAGGCTGA
- a CDS encoding TIGR03084 family metal-binding protein, protein MTQLQDVISALRAEADDVDRLLVDLDEAGWDRQTPAPDWTIAHQIAHLTATFRMAADAAADQAAFRRTTSTMGDDFDAAVSKALAPYLALPRGELFCRWQAQRDAATAALAAVPPGQTVPWLVNPLPAEVLASAGMMELFGHGQDIADTLGVHREHTDRIRPLVVFGARTRDFGYLARGLTPPSEQFRFDLTAPSGALWTVGDADAAQVISGPAVDFCLLVSRRRHRDDLSLVAQGAEAEQWLDIAQAYRGPAGEGRRPGQFATTRH, encoded by the coding sequence GTGACACAGCTTCAGGACGTGATCTCCGCGCTGAGGGCAGAGGCGGACGACGTCGATCGGTTGCTGGTCGATCTCGACGAGGCGGGCTGGGACCGGCAGACCCCGGCTCCCGATTGGACGATCGCTCATCAGATCGCCCATCTCACCGCGACCTTCCGGATGGCGGCAGACGCAGCCGCCGATCAGGCGGCCTTCCGACGAACCACCTCGACGATGGGGGACGACTTCGACGCGGCCGTCTCGAAAGCCCTGGCACCCTACCTGGCGCTCCCGCGAGGCGAGTTGTTCTGCCGGTGGCAGGCACAGCGCGACGCCGCCACCGCCGCGCTCGCGGCCGTGCCACCGGGGCAGACCGTGCCCTGGCTGGTCAACCCGCTGCCCGCCGAGGTCCTCGCGTCGGCGGGGATGATGGAACTCTTCGGTCACGGCCAGGACATCGCCGACACGCTCGGGGTGCATCGTGAGCACACCGACCGAATCAGGCCGCTCGTCGTCTTCGGCGCCCGTACCAGGGACTTCGGTTACCTGGCCCGAGGTCTCACGCCGCCGTCGGAGCAGTTCCGCTTCGACCTGACCGCTCCTTCCGGTGCACTGTGGACGGTCGGCGACGCCGACGCGGCGCAGGTGATCAGTGGTCCCGCCGTCGACTTCTGTCTGCTGGTCAGCCGTCGTCGGCACCGCGACGATCTCTCGCTGGTCGCGCAGGGGGCCGAGGCCGAGCAGTGGCTCGACATCGCCCAGGCCTATCGCGGGCCCGCGGGCGAGGGACGCAGGCCGGGGCAGTTCGCTACGACCCGGCACTGA
- a CDS encoding SgcJ/EcaC family oxidoreductase produces MTTTDSTTLDDDTAAVRRLPQRIMDAWAAHDGAAFADVFTEDGSLILPGDVFLQSRAQIGAFMSAAFAGPFQGTRVVGEPVAVKFLGPTTCLVLTRGGIRAPGEPEVAPERAVRASWLLVKQDDEWRITAYQNTPIAAH; encoded by the coding sequence ATGACGACCACCGATTCCACGACCTTGGACGACGACACGGCGGCGGTGCGCAGGCTGCCGCAGCGCATCATGGACGCGTGGGCCGCGCACGACGGCGCGGCCTTCGCCGACGTCTTCACCGAGGACGGCAGCCTGATCCTGCCCGGGGACGTGTTCCTCCAGAGCCGGGCGCAGATCGGCGCGTTCATGAGCGCCGCGTTCGCCGGTCCTTTCCAGGGGACCAGGGTCGTCGGGGAGCCCGTCGCGGTGAAGTTCCTCGGACCCACGACCTGCCTCGTGCTCACCAGGGGCGGGATCAGGGCACCGGGGGAGCCCGAGGTCGCGCCAGAGCGCGCGGTCCGTGCCTCCTGGCTGTTGGTCAAGCAGGACGACGAATGGCGCATCACCGCCTATCAGAACACCCCCATCGCCGCGCACTGA
- a CDS encoding RNA polymerase sigma factor — MPSGAPDAEQVDALLRRLTPQVLGTLIRRHGGFDACEDALQEALLDAALTWPEQGTPEQPSAWLITVASRRLVDQHRSERARRRREIAVAAMTPADEVFAPGPDQDPSGDRDDTLVLLFLCCHPALTPPSQLALTLRAVGGLTTAQIARGFLVPEATMAQRISRARQRIKNSATPFRLPAAAQQAERLPIVLHVLYLIFNEGYAASSGADLHRAELTGEAIRLARTLRDLRPEDGEVAGLLALMLLTESRRPARTRPDGALVLLKDQDRRLWDQAAIAEGVTLITDALARPPLGPYQVQAAIAAVHAEAACAEDTDWPQILALYGLLERLAPNPMVTLNHAIAAAMVRGPQAGLDLLAHLDSDDRIARHHRLAAVRGHLLETAGDRAAARAAYRLAAERTTSAPERRYLTGCAERLADDGIR; from the coding sequence CTGCCGTCGGGGGCGCCGGACGCCGAGCAGGTCGACGCGTTGCTGCGGCGGCTGACGCCACAGGTGCTCGGCACCCTGATCCGCCGACACGGCGGGTTCGACGCCTGCGAGGACGCCCTCCAGGAGGCGTTGCTCGATGCGGCGCTCACCTGGCCCGAGCAGGGAACGCCGGAGCAGCCGTCGGCCTGGCTGATCACGGTCGCCTCGCGCAGGCTTGTCGATCAGCACCGTAGTGAGCGGGCACGCCGGAGACGGGAGATCGCCGTCGCCGCGATGACTCCGGCCGATGAGGTGTTCGCGCCGGGTCCCGACCAGGACCCCTCGGGCGACCGCGACGACACGCTGGTGCTGCTGTTCCTGTGCTGCCATCCCGCCTTGACGCCGCCTTCGCAGCTGGCACTGACGCTGCGTGCCGTCGGTGGACTCACCACGGCCCAGATCGCCCGTGGCTTTCTGGTCCCCGAGGCGACGATGGCACAGCGCATCAGCCGGGCCAGGCAGCGGATCAAGAACTCCGCGACCCCGTTTCGTCTGCCTGCGGCGGCGCAGCAGGCGGAGCGGCTTCCGATCGTGCTGCACGTGCTCTACCTGATCTTCAACGAGGGCTATGCGGCCTCGTCGGGAGCCGATCTGCATCGTGCCGAACTGACCGGGGAGGCGATCCGACTCGCCCGGACCCTGCGGGACCTGAGACCCGAGGACGGGGAGGTGGCGGGTCTGCTGGCGTTGATGCTGCTCACTGAGTCACGACGCCCGGCCCGCACCAGGCCCGACGGTGCCCTCGTCCTGTTGAAAGACCAGGATCGACGCCTCTGGGATCAGGCGGCGATCGCGGAGGGCGTCACACTGATCACCGACGCCCTCGCCCGCCCGCCCCTGGGCCCCTATCAGGTTCAGGCCGCCATCGCCGCCGTTCATGCCGAAGCGGCGTGTGCCGAGGACACCGACTGGCCGCAGATCCTCGCGCTCTACGGACTGTTGGAGCGGCTGGCGCCCAACCCCATGGTGACCCTGAACCACGCCATCGCAGCGGCGATGGTGCGTGGTCCGCAGGCCGGTCTTGATCTCCTCGCACACCTGGACTCCGACGATCGGATCGCGAGGCACCACCGGCTGGCTGCGGTTCGAGGGCATCTGCTGGAGACGGCGGGCGATCGTGCGGCGGCCCGCGCGGCCTACCGGCTCGCGGCAGAACGCACCACGAGCGCTCCGGAGCGACGCTATCTGACGGGCTGCGCCGAACGGTTGGCCGACGACGGAATCCGGTAG
- a CDS encoding flavin reductase family protein, producing MSWFATGVVVLTVGGDHVHGMTANAFSSVSLHPPLALCCVAHDATMHAAITATGSFGVSVLAAEQKDTARHFADRRRPRGLAQFDAVDWLPGPCTGAPLLAGALAWLECELTESFPGGDHSIFVGAVLAATRGSGDSGLLFFGGGYR from the coding sequence ATGTCCTGGTTCGCCACCGGCGTCGTGGTCCTCACCGTGGGCGGCGACCACGTCCACGGGATGACGGCCAACGCCTTCAGCTCGGTGTCGTTGCACCCGCCACTCGCGCTGTGCTGCGTGGCGCACGACGCCACGATGCACGCCGCCATCACCGCGACCGGCAGTTTCGGCGTGTCGGTGCTGGCGGCGGAACAGAAGGACACCGCCCGCCACTTCGCCGACCGCCGCCGACCGCGAGGCCTCGCTCAGTTCGACGCCGTCGACTGGCTGCCGGGACCCTGCACGGGTGCGCCCCTGCTCGCCGGGGCGCTCGCCTGGCTGGAGTGCGAGCTGACGGAGTCCTTCCCCGGCGGCGACCACTCGATCTTCGTGGGCGCCGTGCTGGCCGCCACCCGAGGATCGGGCGACAGCGGACTGCTGTTCTTCGGCGGCGGATACCGCTGA